A stretch of Rhizobium glycinendophyticum DNA encodes these proteins:
- a CDS encoding RICIN domain-containing protein, translating into MTRTIRLLLILSAFAAGLMPARAQTLPNYPIFLRNMASGLCLDIFQNDTRPGGQLIQWGCHSNANQQWMLYRKGKAYQIVNQNSGLCLDVRGGQRGNGIDVIQWSCTGQANQLWHVTPGPTGLFFRNVNSNRCLDVPNSSKRPGERLVQWDCNGGHNQSFGAEVG; encoded by the coding sequence ATGACCAGAACCATTCGCCTTCTCCTGATCCTCAGTGCCTTTGCTGCTGGTCTTATGCCAGCGCGCGCGCAGACGCTGCCGAACTATCCGATCTTCCTGCGCAATATGGCGAGCGGGCTCTGCCTCGACATATTCCAGAACGATACCCGACCGGGTGGCCAGCTGATCCAGTGGGGATGCCATAGCAATGCAAACCAGCAATGGATGCTTTACCGGAAGGGCAAGGCCTATCAGATCGTCAACCAGAACAGCGGGCTCTGCCTCGACGTGCGCGGCGGCCAGCGCGGCAATGGCATTGATGTGATCCAATGGAGTTGCACCGGCCAGGCCAACCAACTCTGGCATGTCACTCCGGGGCCAACAGGACTGTTCTTCCGCAACGTCAACAGCAACCGCTGCCTCGACGTGCCGAACTCATCGAAACGGCCGGGCGAGCGGCTCGTGCAATGGGACTGCAATGGCGGGCACAACCAGTCCTTCGGAGCCGAAGTCGGCTGA
- a CDS encoding VOC family protein produces the protein MAKMIFINLPVSNLDVSTRFYEALGATKNPQFSNENAACMMLTDTIGVMILTHDFYRTFTSRPIADAKATSQTLLALTVEAHADVDRVVGAASHAGGRADPNPPQDHGFMWSRSVEDPDGHVWEIFWMDPAAAAGDTTSVDA, from the coding sequence ATGGCCAAGATGATCTTCATCAACCTGCCGGTCAGCAATCTCGACGTCTCCACCCGCTTCTACGAGGCGCTGGGAGCGACGAAGAACCCGCAATTCTCCAATGAAAATGCGGCCTGCATGATGCTGACCGACACGATCGGAGTGATGATCCTGACACACGACTTCTACCGGACCTTCACCAGCCGTCCGATTGCAGACGCCAAGGCGACGAGCCAGACGCTTCTGGCGCTGACCGTCGAGGCGCATGCGGATGTCGACCGGGTGGTGGGTGCGGCAAGTCACGCCGGCGGACGCGCCGATCCCAACCCGCCGCAGGACCACGGCTTCATGTGGAGCCGCTCGGTGGAGGATCCGGACGGGCATGTCTGGGAGATCTTCTGGATGGACCCGGCGGCCGCAGCGGGCGACACGACCAGCGTCGACGCCTGA
- the msrQ gene encoding protein-methionine-sulfoxide reductase heme-binding subunit MsrQ, which produces MAMLAFPALPAHYKPASIWALYAVGLTPGLYAFYLGIFGGLGADPVRAFEHLLGLWALRFLCLGLAVTPLRDLFGINLIAYRRALGLLAFYYVLAHFTVYLTLDRGLIFSSIAGDILKRPYIMLGMAGLLMLIPLAVTSNRASIRRLGPRWNTLHKLVYPVLIVAVLHYALSLKVISAEPAFYIVVAIVLLGYRLVRPRIMERRRAKRGVVRAR; this is translated from the coding sequence ATGGCCATGCTCGCATTCCCTGCCCTGCCCGCCCACTACAAGCCGGCCTCCATCTGGGCGCTTTATGCGGTCGGACTAACGCCAGGGCTGTATGCCTTTTATCTCGGTATCTTCGGCGGGCTGGGGGCCGATCCAGTCAGGGCTTTCGAGCATCTCCTCGGGCTCTGGGCGCTCCGGTTTCTCTGTCTGGGGCTGGCTGTCACGCCGTTGCGCGATCTGTTCGGCATTAACCTCATTGCCTATCGGCGCGCACTCGGGCTTCTCGCCTTCTATTATGTGCTGGCGCATTTCACCGTTTATCTGACGCTGGATCGCGGGCTGATCTTCTCGTCGATTGCCGGCGACATCCTGAAGCGTCCCTATATCATGCTGGGCATGGCGGGACTTTTGATGCTGATCCCGCTGGCGGTCACCTCCAACAGAGCCTCGATCCGGCGGCTGGGGCCGCGCTGGAACACGCTGCACAAGCTGGTTTATCCGGTGCTGATCGTCGCGGTGCTGCATTATGCGCTGTCGCTGAAGGTGATTTCGGCCGAGCCGGCCTTCTACATCGTGGTGGCGATCGTGCTGCTCGGTTACCGGCTGGTGCGGCCACGGATCATGGAGCGAAGGCGGGCGAAACGGGGCGTGGTGCGGGCGCGGTAA
- a CDS encoding RNA polymerase sigma factor, whose translation MTRDGDAIAVSPERGEIIGREIEGIYRMERVRLTAGLARYVGDLSLAEELAQEALVSALATWPTSGIPPNPGGWLMTTAKRRAVDLWRRRRMMARHEASLSHDIETGRRDEHAAIEAALDDEIGDERLSLIFTACHPLLSRDQRTALTLKVIGGLTTEEIARAFLTPETTVAQRIVRAKKILREGDVTFEVPVGEARDARLASVLEVIYLIFNEGYAASRGEDLMRTQLCDEAMRLGRILVGLAPGEPEAHGLLSLMELQASRFKARLAPDGSAQTLETQNRRLWDRLLIQRGLEGLATVKRLGGEDGIYALQAALAAVHARAARFAETDWALSAALYDRLLDRVPSPVVALNRAVAHAMAFGPSTGLALLAEIEAEPQLAVYSPFYAAKGDFLFRLGRMEDAGQAFGRAAGLSGNETERAFLRERVLACRARPLEAENPPL comes from the coding sequence ATGACACGAGACGGAGATGCGATTGCGGTTTCGCCCGAGAGGGGCGAGATCATTGGCCGGGAGATCGAGGGTATCTATCGCATGGAGCGAGTCCGGCTCACTGCGGGGCTCGCAAGATATGTCGGGGACTTGAGCCTTGCCGAAGAGCTGGCGCAGGAGGCGCTGGTTTCAGCACTTGCGACATGGCCGACCTCCGGCATCCCGCCCAATCCGGGCGGCTGGCTGATGACGACAGCGAAACGCCGGGCCGTCGATCTCTGGCGCCGGAGGCGGATGATGGCGCGGCACGAAGCCTCGCTTTCCCATGACATCGAGACCGGCCGCAGAGACGAGCATGCGGCCATCGAGGCCGCACTCGACGACGAGATCGGTGACGAGCGGCTGTCGCTGATCTTCACCGCCTGCCATCCGCTCCTCTCCCGCGACCAGCGCACGGCGCTGACGCTGAAGGTCATCGGTGGCCTGACGACGGAGGAAATCGCCCGGGCCTTTCTCACCCCGGAAACGACGGTGGCGCAGCGGATAGTGCGGGCAAAGAAGATCCTGCGTGAGGGCGATGTTACCTTCGAAGTGCCTGTGGGCGAGGCGCGCGATGCCCGCCTCGCCTCGGTGCTGGAGGTGATCTACCTGATCTTCAACGAGGGCTATGCGGCAAGCCGGGGCGAAGATCTGATGCGGACGCAGCTTTGCGACGAGGCGATGCGGCTGGGACGCATCCTGGTGGGCCTTGCGCCTGGGGAGCCGGAAGCACATGGGTTGCTTTCGCTGATGGAGCTGCAGGCCTCGCGCTTCAAGGCGCGGCTGGCACCTGATGGCAGCGCGCAGACGCTGGAAACGCAGAACCGCCGGCTTTGGGACCGATTGCTGATTCAGCGCGGTCTCGAAGGGCTGGCGACGGTGAAGCGACTGGGTGGAGAGGACGGGATCTATGCGCTGCAGGCGGCGCTCGCCGCCGTACATGCGCGGGCGGCGCGGTTTGCCGAGACCGATTGGGCGCTGAGTGCTGCGCTCTATGACCGGCTGCTGGACCGCGTCCCCTCGCCCGTGGTGGCGCTGAACCGGGCGGTGGCGCATGCCATGGCGTTCGGACCTTCAACGGGGCTGGCGCTGCTGGCGGAGATCGAGGCGGAGCCGCAGCTTGCTGTCTATTCCCCGTTCTATGCGGCCAAAGGTGACTTCCTGTTTCGGTTGGGACGGATGGAAGACGCCGGGCAAGCGTTCGGGCGGGCCGCTGGGCTCAGCGGCAACGAGACGGAGCGGGCGTTTCTGAGGGAGCGGGTCCTGGCTTGCCGAGCTCGTCCTCTGGAGGCTGAAAACCCACCACTGTGA
- a CDS encoding cytochrome c biogenesis CcdA family protein — MLSGGILAFLAGVLSLLNPCTLPLVPIVLGAAVNRHRFGPVALAAGLCLSFVVIGLFVALVGFSIGLDFTVFRVTGGLLLMAMGVLLLVPAAQARFAMAAGPAANWSQGKLGLVDESGLKGQFLVGLLLGAVWSPCVGPTLGAASLLAARGENLGQVVITMTAFGIGAALPLLLIGTLSKAAIQRTRGQLMTIGQRGKALFGVLLLVTGVLVVSGFDKRVETVLVELSPLWLTDLTTRY, encoded by the coding sequence ATGCTGAGCGGCGGCATTCTCGCGTTTCTTGCCGGCGTGCTGTCGCTGCTCAATCCCTGCACGCTGCCGCTTGTACCGATCGTGCTGGGTGCTGCGGTGAACAGGCATCGTTTCGGTCCCGTGGCCCTGGCGGCGGGGCTCTGCCTGTCCTTTGTCGTGATCGGGCTGTTCGTGGCGCTGGTCGGCTTTTCGATCGGGCTCGATTTCACCGTGTTCCGTGTCACCGGCGGCCTGCTGCTGATGGCGATGGGCGTGCTGCTTCTGGTGCCGGCCGCTCAGGCCCGATTTGCGATGGCGGCGGGACCGGCGGCGAACTGGTCACAGGGCAAACTCGGCCTCGTCGATGAGAGCGGATTGAAGGGACAGTTTCTCGTCGGCCTGCTGCTCGGTGCGGTTTGGAGCCCCTGCGTCGGCCCGACGCTCGGGGCCGCCTCGCTGCTTGCTGCCCGCGGCGAAAATCTGGGCCAGGTGGTGATCACCATGACGGCCTTCGGGATCGGGGCAGCCCTTCCCCTTCTGCTGATCGGAACCCTTTCCAAGGCGGCCATCCAGCGGACGCGCGGACAGCTGATGACCATCGGGCAGCGCGGCAAGGCGCTGTTCGGGGTGCTGCTGCTCGTGACGGGGGTGCTGGTGGTGAGCGGGTTCGACAAGCGGGTGGAGACGGTGCTGGTCGAACTCTCGCCGCTCTGGCTGACGGATCTGACGACGCGGTATTGA
- a CDS encoding DUF817 domain-containing protein, whose translation MTLVADGRTDLLSRLDQRLIDHTPHPDLTGFRRFVVEFLLFGIKEARACLFAGLFFVSIFAVPRAGLFGIPRYDVLLIIALAIQIWMVWTKLETTDELKAICLFHVVGFVLEAFKTSGANPSWSYQDFAYTKVIGVPLFSGFMYAAVGSYIIQAWRLLDVRIRHHPPYWMATLVALAIYLNFFTHHYIGDYRWYLAALAIGLYARTTVIFRPFDRDRQMPMLIAFILIGFFIWVAENISTFFTIWHYPNQLGAWSTVHLGKWSSWTLLVIMTFTIVASLKHIRATIHIPK comes from the coding sequence ATGACACTGGTGGCGGACGGGCGAACCGATCTCTTGAGCAGGCTCGACCAACGTCTGATCGATCACACGCCGCATCCGGACCTCACCGGCTTCAGGCGCTTCGTCGTCGAATTTCTGCTGTTCGGGATCAAGGAGGCGCGGGCCTGCCTCTTTGCCGGGCTGTTCTTCGTCTCGATCTTCGCCGTGCCACGGGCCGGGCTTTTCGGCATTCCACGCTATGACGTACTTCTGATCATCGCGCTTGCCATCCAGATCTGGATGGTGTGGACCAAACTCGAGACCACGGACGAGCTGAAGGCGATCTGCCTGTTCCATGTCGTGGGCTTCGTGCTCGAAGCGTTCAAGACATCAGGTGCCAATCCCTCCTGGTCCTATCAGGACTTCGCCTATACGAAGGTCATCGGCGTGCCCTTGTTTTCCGGTTTCATGTATGCGGCCGTCGGCAGCTATATCATCCAGGCCTGGCGGCTCCTCGATGTGCGCATCCGCCATCATCCACCCTACTGGATGGCGACCCTCGTGGCACTCGCCATCTATCTCAACTTCTTCACCCACCACTATATCGGCGATTATCGTTGGTATCTGGCCGCACTCGCGATCGGGCTTTATGCGCGCACGACGGTGATCTTCCGGCCCTTCGACCGCGACCGGCAGATGCCGATGCTCATCGCCTTCATCCTGATCGGCTTCTTTATCTGGGTGGCGGAGAATATCTCGACCTTTTTCACCATCTGGCATTATCCGAACCAGCTCGGGGCCTGGTCGACGGTGCATCTGGGCAAATGGAGCTCGTGGACGCTGCTGGTTATCATGACCTTCACGATCGTTGCTTCGCTCAAACACATTCGGGCGACCATCCACATTCCGAAGTGA
- a CDS encoding YciI family protein, whose translation MRVMVMVKATEDSEEGIMPPPKLFEDMGKFNEELVQAGIMLSGDGLKPSKMGKRVAFDGPDRRVIDGPFAETRELVAGYWIWEVKDMEEAVAWVKRCPNPMMGPSEIEIRPFYEMEDFAEIATPEGQASHDRAAEGLAAQQKSKG comes from the coding sequence ATGCGTGTGATGGTGATGGTCAAGGCGACGGAAGACAGCGAAGAAGGCATCATGCCGCCGCCGAAGCTGTTCGAGGATATGGGCAAGTTCAACGAGGAACTGGTCCAGGCCGGCATCATGCTCTCGGGCGACGGGCTGAAGCCGTCGAAGATGGGCAAGCGGGTCGCCTTCGACGGGCCGGACCGTCGGGTGATCGACGGACCGTTCGCCGAGACACGGGAGCTGGTCGCCGGCTACTGGATCTGGGAGGTGAAGGACATGGAGGAGGCGGTCGCCTGGGTCAAACGCTGCCCCAATCCGATGATGGGACCGAGCGAGATCGAGATCCGGCCGTTCTATGAGATGGAGGATTTCGCCGAGATCGCCACGCCCGAGGGCCAGGCGAGCCACGACCGCGCCGCCGAAGGGCTCGCGGCGCAACAGAAGTCGAAGGGCTGA
- a CDS encoding thermonuclease family protein — MMTRKPARVLLLKDARQKLAGPPPPPRSQRRPTDFIPLRLATILLIGGIGIYSGLIPAPRLAPATILADAASLIDFSTTGSISSRADPIHATFSICASATRINCVVDGDTFWYEGVKYRISDINTPEISQPACERERQLGHQAQVALLETLNGTGLTLEQQERRDTDKYGRKLRVVMQDGQSIGDTLIAQGLAHRWEGHKLSWCE, encoded by the coding sequence ATGATGACTCGGAAACCCGCCCGCGTGCTGTTGCTCAAGGATGCCCGGCAGAAACTGGCCGGACCGCCGCCTCCACCCCGTTCACAGAGGCGGCCGACCGACTTCATTCCCCTGCGGCTGGCGACCATTCTGCTCATTGGCGGGATCGGAATCTATTCGGGTCTGATCCCGGCTCCGCGGCTGGCTCCTGCGACGATCCTTGCGGATGCAGCGAGCCTGATCGATTTCTCCACGACCGGCTCGATTTCTTCCCGGGCCGATCCCATCCATGCCACGTTTTCGATCTGCGCCTCGGCGACCCGCATCAACTGCGTCGTCGATGGCGACACCTTCTGGTACGAGGGGGTGAAATACCGGATCTCCGACATCAATACGCCGGAGATCAGCCAGCCCGCCTGCGAACGCGAACGGCAGCTCGGGCATCAGGCGCAGGTGGCGCTGCTTGAGACACTGAACGGCACGGGCCTGACACTCGAGCAACAAGAGCGGCGGGACACCGACAAGTATGGCCGCAAGCTGCGCGTGGTGATGCAGGACGGCCAGTCGATCGGCGATACCTTGATTGCCCAGGGGCTTGCGCATCGCTGGGAAGGACACAAGCTGAGCTGGTGCGAGTAA
- the msrP gene encoding protein-methionine-sulfoxide reductase catalytic subunit MsrP: protein MSRYRPTPIAESAITPKSLYLKRREFIAAAAGGVSAAALPSIASAAQLIQPLAAKPSAYKVDDKLTSKEDVTSYNNFYEFGTGKEDPARNSGSLNTRPWTIEVGGMVAKPQVIDIETILKEFPMEERVYRMRCVEAWSMVIPWIGFPISALLDRVEPLGSAKYVAFETLVRPEEMQGQAGIFQALEWPYVEGLRLDEARHPLAILATGLYGETLPNQNGAPIRLVVPWKYGFKGIKSIVKITLTDKEPPSTWNKLQPSEYGFYANVNPAVDHPRWSQATERRIGEADGLFGGARIDTLPFNGYADEVANLYAGMDLTKFY, encoded by the coding sequence ATGTCCCGCTACCGCCCTACCCCCATCGCCGAAAGCGCCATCACGCCGAAGTCGCTTTATCTCAAGCGCCGTGAGTTCATCGCTGCGGCAGCAGGCGGCGTGAGCGCAGCCGCCCTGCCCTCGATTGCGAGCGCTGCGCAGCTCATCCAGCCGCTTGCGGCCAAGCCGAGCGCCTACAAGGTGGACGACAAGCTGACCTCGAAAGAGGACGTGACCAGCTACAACAATTTCTACGAATTCGGCACGGGCAAGGAAGATCCGGCGCGCAATTCCGGCTCGCTCAACACCCGTCCCTGGACGATCGAGGTCGGGGGCATGGTGGCGAAGCCGCAGGTCATCGACATCGAGACCATCCTGAAAGAATTCCCGATGGAGGAGCGCGTCTACCGGATGCGCTGCGTCGAGGCCTGGTCGATGGTGATCCCGTGGATCGGCTTCCCGATCTCCGCGCTGCTCGATCGGGTCGAGCCGCTCGGCTCCGCGAAGTATGTCGCCTTCGAGACGCTTGTAAGACCTGAGGAAATGCAGGGACAGGCCGGGATTTTCCAGGCACTGGAATGGCCCTATGTCGAGGGCCTCAGGCTCGACGAGGCGCGGCATCCGCTGGCGATCCTGGCGACCGGACTTTACGGAGAAACGCTGCCGAACCAGAACGGCGCGCCGATCCGGCTCGTGGTGCCCTGGAAGTACGGCTTCAAGGGCATCAAGTCGATCGTCAAGATCACGCTGACGGACAAGGAGCCGCCCTCGACCTGGAACAAGCTGCAGCCATCCGAATACGGCTTCTATGCCAACGTCAATCCGGCGGTCGATCATCCGCGCTGGAGCCAGGCCACGGAACGGCGGATCGGTGAGGCGGACGGGCTGTTCGGCGGCGCGCGCATCGATACGCTGCCGTTCAACGGCTATGCCGATGAGGTCGCGAACCTCTACGCCGGCATGGACCTGACGAAATTCTACTGA
- a CDS encoding thioredoxin family protein, with amino-acid sequence MRMTYGKRLAAATLAVCVTLAAGMAQALEIKPFETAAFEAAKSAGKPVVVDVTASWCSTCQAQQRIIGELAKKPEFADVLVLQVDVDTQKDEMRSLGAQSRSTLIAFNGATETQRTVGDTNPQSVEALFATTLTR; translated from the coding sequence ATGCGCATGACCTATGGGAAGAGATTGGCGGCTGCGACGCTTGCCGTCTGTGTAACGCTGGCCGCCGGCATGGCGCAGGCGCTCGAGATCAAGCCGTTTGAGACGGCTGCTTTCGAAGCGGCCAAATCGGCGGGCAAGCCTGTCGTGGTCGATGTGACGGCGAGCTGGTGCAGCACCTGTCAGGCGCAGCAGCGGATCATCGGCGAACTGGCGAAGAAGCCGGAATTTGCCGATGTGCTGGTGCTGCAGGTGGATGTCGATACGCAGAAGGACGAGATGCGCAGTCTCGGGGCGCAGAGCCGCTCCACGCTGATCGCCTTCAATGGGGCGACTGAGACGCAGCGGACCGTGGGCGACACCAATCCGCAATCCGTCGAGGCGCTGTTCGCGACGACCCTGACGCGGTGA
- the rplQ gene encoding 50S ribosomal protein L17: MRHQKAGRKLNRTASHRKAMFANMAASLILHEQIVTTLPKAKEIRPIVEKLVTLGKRGDLHARRQAISQIRDVSVVAKLFDAIATRYATRNGGYLRIMKAGFRQGDNAAMAVIEFVERDVDAKGAADKARVAAEAEAEAA, from the coding sequence ATGCGCCACCAGAAAGCCGGCCGCAAGCTGAACCGTACCGCCAGCCACCGTAAGGCGATGTTCGCCAACATGGCGGCTTCGCTCATCCTGCATGAGCAGATCGTCACCACCCTGCCGAAGGCGAAGGAAATTCGCCCGATCGTCGAAAAGCTCGTCACCCTCGGCAAGCGCGGCGACCTGCATGCTCGCCGTCAGGCGATCTCGCAGATCCGCGACGTCTCCGTCGTTGCCAAGCTGTTCGACGCCATCGCAACGCGTTACGCCACCCGCAACGGCGGCTACCTGCGCATCATGAAGGCCGGTTTCCGCCAGGGCGACAACGCCGCCATGGCCGTCATCGAGTTCGTTGAACGCGATGTCGACGCCAAGGGCGCAGCTGACAAGGCCCGCGTCGCCGCTGAAGCCGAAGCTGAAGCAGCGTAA
- a CDS encoding DUF2809 domain-containing protein yields MDEIKASTSLRMRRLATAVGIIACGVTLRLGGYEIGLPYFLVKYGGSTLWGAMVFFLAATLLPRQPIGRLAVLAFVVAALIEFSRLYHTPWLDEFRLTLAGALLLGRIFSWYNILAYGLGIALAAWLERRHLERSPFGAA; encoded by the coding sequence ATGGACGAAATCAAGGCATCGACGTCACTTCGGATGCGCCGGCTGGCGACGGCTGTCGGCATCATCGCTTGTGGCGTTACACTCCGTCTCGGCGGCTACGAGATCGGCCTGCCGTATTTCCTGGTGAAATACGGCGGCTCGACCCTCTGGGGCGCCATGGTCTTCTTCCTGGCTGCCACCCTTCTGCCACGGCAACCGATCGGCCGCCTGGCGGTCCTCGCCTTTGTCGTCGCAGCCCTCATCGAATTCAGCCGCCTCTACCACACACCATGGCTCGACGAATTCCGGCTGACACTCGCGGGCGCGCTGCTGCTCGGGCGGATCTTCTCCTGGTACAACATCCTGGCCTATGGCCTCGGCATCGCATTGGCCGCCTGGCTTGAACGGCGGCATCTCGAACGGTCGCCGTTCGGCGCAGCCTGA
- a CDS encoding NAD(P)/FAD-dependent oxidoreductase, which produces MTAAASIDSFDCIIIGGGPAGLVAATYLARFRRNVLVLDAGESRAKWIPRTHNCPGFPDGISGVDLLDRLRAQARRYQVPLEKALVDRVEESEAAGFVVTLGERTLTAHHILLSTGVVDHIPRVPDVEDAIARGVIRLCPVCDGYEVIDRRVGVLGSGSHALREAGFLKAFTDDVTIIADNPARLREEASENGDTGAFPVLSGVAGMRVSDAGFEVTTEQGRREVFNSVYPALGCSIRSQLGTSLGVHLDDLGHITVDNHQETSRRGIYAAGDVVHSLNQLAVGFGQAATAATAIHNRLREG; this is translated from the coding sequence ATGACGGCCGCAGCCAGCATAGACAGTTTTGATTGTATCATCATCGGCGGTGGCCCCGCTGGCCTTGTGGCGGCAACCTATCTCGCGCGTTTCCGCCGGAACGTGCTCGTCCTTGACGCAGGCGAAAGCCGTGCGAAATGGATCCCGCGAACACACAATTGCCCCGGCTTTCCCGACGGCATCAGTGGCGTGGACTTGCTGGACCGTTTGCGGGCGCAGGCCCGGCGTTATCAGGTGCCGCTCGAAAAGGCGTTGGTAGACCGTGTCGAGGAGAGCGAGGCCGCAGGCTTCGTAGTCACCTTGGGCGAGCGGACTCTCACCGCGCATCATATCCTTCTGTCAACCGGCGTCGTCGATCATATCCCCCGCGTGCCTGATGTGGAAGATGCGATCGCCCGCGGCGTGATCCGTCTCTGTCCGGTCTGCGATGGTTACGAGGTCATCGACCGTCGGGTGGGCGTGCTGGGGTCCGGAAGCCATGCCTTGCGCGAGGCAGGCTTCCTCAAGGCCTTCACCGATGACGTGACCATCATCGCCGACAATCCCGCAAGGCTGCGCGAGGAGGCAAGCGAAAACGGGGATACCGGCGCATTCCCGGTCCTGTCTGGTGTCGCTGGCATGCGAGTGTCTGACGCCGGTTTCGAGGTGACAACAGAGCAGGGGAGGCGTGAGGTCTTCAACAGTGTCTATCCGGCCCTCGGCTGCTCGATCCGCTCGCAACTCGGGACAAGTCTCGGCGTCCACCTCGACGATCTCGGCCACATCACGGTGGACAATCATCAGGAAACCTCGAGAAGAGGCATCTACGCAGCCGGCGACGTTGTCCACTCGCTCAACCAACTGGCCGTCGGTTTCGGTCAGGCCGCCACGGCAGCAACGGCGATCCACAACCGGTTGAGGGAAGGTTAG